The Euleptes europaea isolate rEulEur1 chromosome 2, rEulEur1.hap1, whole genome shotgun sequence genome has a segment encoding these proteins:
- the LOC130473660 gene encoding heat shock protein 30C-like: protein MASYSRVLLRMLPLHRWPLTGLGPVWLSDPQPACRVLWPSSHSLVDRVVADVERQMQDMERMTRAFFQASPLPAWEREGQREPREESAAEAAVKGPPEGRYRFSADVTGFSPEEMTVKLDGRRVTVTAKRQRESKSEGSYWQEHQELRRETLLPLDVDLQAVSCSLTPDGQLCVEAPRVASSTTTGKAIPIDVQSSGPKTPDREEKELGSGEGAKPKET from the coding sequence ATGGCCAGCTACAGCCGCGTCTTGCTGCGGATGCTCCCCCTGCACCGGTGGCCGTTGACGGGCCTAGGCCCCGTCTGGCTGAGCGACCCCCAGCCAGCCTGCAGGGTCCTGTGGCCGTCCAGCCACAGCCTCGTGGACCGGGTCGTGGCCGACGTGGAGAGGCAGATGCAGGACATGGAAAGGATGACCCGGGCCTTCTTCCAGGCCTCCCCGCTTCCGGCGTGGGAGCGCGAGGGCCAAAGGGAGCCAAGGGAGGAGAGTGCCGCGGAGGCCGCCGTGAAGGGGCCGCCGGAAGGGAGGTACCGCTTCTCCGCGGACGTGACGGGCTTTTCCCCAGAGGAGATGACAGTGAAATTGGACGGGAGAAGAGTCACGGTGACCGCCAAGCGCCAGAGGGAGAGCAAAAGTGAGGGCAGCTACTGGCAGGAGCACCAAGAGTTGCGGCGGGAGACCCTCCTCCCACTCGACGTGGACCTGCAGGCCGTCTCATGTTCCCTGACCCCGGATGGGCAGTTGTGTGTCGAGGCGCCACGCGTGGCTTCTTCCACAACCACGGGGAAGGCCATCCCGATCGACGTCCAGTCCTCGGGACCCAAGACGCCcgacagggaagagaaagagctgGGGAGCGGCGAAGGGGCCAAGCCGAAGGAGACCTGA
- the LOC130473823 gene encoding heat shock protein 30C-like, whose amino-acid sequence MLCRLHLTMPRSSPLSRVLWPSPGSLFEEIEREMDAVWERLRSNWPSAVTSHERARRTDTASPAEGFAVTQDMAGFDPKELVVRLVGEKVVLTGKKATETPSGPFRYELFRREWDVPENVDRDHLTCSISSEGQLRIEAPSLASEPPTRTVPIEVSRSENSARVEPESGGTEDPRAKA is encoded by the coding sequence ATGCTGTGCCGCTTGCATCTCACCATGCCTCGCAGCTCCCCGCTCAGTCGTGTCCTGTGGCCGAGCCCTGGCTCGCTCTTCGAGGAAATCGAGCGAGAAATGGACGCTGTTTGGGAGCGGCTGAGAAGCAACTGGCCATCCGCGGTGACCAGCCACGAGAGAGCCCGTCGGACGGACACGGCCAGCCCCGCCGAAGGGTTCGCGGTGACCCAAGATATGGCCGGATTTGACCCCAAGGAGCTGGTGGTCAGACTGGTCGGGGAGAAGGTGGTGTTGACGGGCAAGAAGGCCACGGAGACGCCCAGCGGGCCCTTCCGGTACGAGTTGTTCCGAAGGGAATGGGATGTGCCCGAGAATGTGGACCGCGACCATCTGACCTGCTCGATTTCTAGCGAGGGGCAGCTGCGGATTGAAGCCCCATCCTTGGCATCAGAACCCCCAACGAGAACAGTGCCCATCGAGGTCAGCCGGTCGGAGAACAGTGCCCGAGTCGAGCCAGAATCAGGAGGCACGGAAGACCCCAGGGCCAAAGCATGA